ATAATGTAACAGAGTGTTTTCTTGCCATTCTCCACAGGTGAGACTGTTCCTAGAGGTGAGAAAGGAAATGGAGGTGATGTTGGACCTGTAGGACCAGCAGGACCTCCTGGCCCAGCAGGTCCTCCAGGGCAGCCAGGCCATGGCATGCCAGGCCCCCCAGGAAAGCCAGGCCCACCTGGCCCACAAGGCTACCCCGGAATTGGCAAACCAGGAATGCCAGGCATGCCAGGTAAACCTGGAGGGATGGGACAACCTGGACCAAAGGGAGAGTTGGGCCCAGGTGGTGGAGAAGGACCAATTGGATTGCCAGGGCCCCCAGGCCTTCCAGGTCCTCCAGGCCTACCGGGTATAGGAAAAGCTGGTGGACAAGGACTTCCGGGCCAGCCCGGGGGTCGTGGCGAACCAGGTCACAAGGGTCTACCAGGAATTTCTGGAATTCCCGGTCCAAAAGGAGACAAAGGGATTGGTCTTCCAGGATTGCCTGGACTTAAAGGGCCAGCAGGTCCTCCTGGACCACCAGGGCCAGCAGGTCTGCCAGGCTTGGGAAAAACTGGGTTAAATGGTCTTCCAGGAGTCCCAGGAGGACCAGGAAAACCAGGAGGCCCTGGAGAACCAGGACTGGCTGGTCCACCAGGTGAAGGGGGTGAACCTGGACCACCTGGTTTTCCTGGCATGGGGAAACCTGGCCTAGATGGGTTGCCTGGAAAACCAGGACTTCCTGGTGGTAAGGGGGAACCTGGTCCACATGGCCTCCCTGGAGGACCAGGGTTACCTGGTTTTGGAAAACCAGGATATCCAGGTCCTAAAGGTGACAAAGGACATGGTGGTCTACCTGGTCAACCAGGTCCAAAAGGTGATAAGGGTCATGGTGGCGCTCCAGGGATGATTGGCCCACCTGGACCTAGTGGACCTCCAGGCCTTCCAGGACACATGGGACCTCCTGGTGGAATTGGTTTCCCTGGACTAAAAGGAGAGGGTGGAAATGGAGGCCCAAAGGGTCCTACAGGCCCAAAAGGTGAGCCAGGCCCTTCTGGCCTTCCAGGAAAGCCGGGATATCCAGGGGAATTAGGCCAACCAGGACCAAGAGGTGTCCCAGGACCACTCGGGCCACAAGGAGAAAATGGACACAAAGGTTTACCTGGCCTTCCAGGTATTCCAGGAAAGCCCGGACTCAAGGGTGAAAATGGAATCCCAGGTGATAAAGGTTTTCCAGGACCCATAGGAATTCCAGGTCTAATGGGCCCTGGTGGACCACTCGGACCCCCTGGCCTTCCAGGACACAGAGGTGAACCAGGGGGTCCAGGCAAACCAGGTTACCCTGGTGAAGGAAAACCAGGCTTGCCAGGACCTGTTGGACCTCCAGGAAAACCAGGAGGTGGCGGCCTCCCTGGGCAGCCAGGACAGCCAGGACAACCAGGCCCACCAGGACCTCCTGGCCCCCCTGCTCAGCCTCCAGACATCACACAGATTCTACCCGAATTGGGTTTGGATGGTAAGAAACAAGGCCAGAAGGGTAAAGGGAAGAATGGAGCAGACCTTATCGGTAGGAATGGACTTGAAATGCCAGCGTTCACAGCACAGCTTACCAACCCTTTCCCTCCAGTTGGTAGTCCAGTCATCTTCAACAAAATCTTGTATAATGGCGGTCAGAACTACAATCCACAAACAGGTGTCTTTACCTGCAATGTACCCGGAATCTATTACTTTGCCTACCACGTTCATTGTAAAGGAGCCAATGTTTGGGTTGCACTGTACAGAAACAATGAACCAGTAATGTACACTTATGATGAATACAAAAAGGGCTTCCTAGATCAAGCATCAGGAAGTGCAGTACTGCCGCTACAGACAGGAGATACAGTACATATTCAGCTTCCATCTGATCAAGCAGCAGGACTTTATGCTGGACAATATGTCCATTCGTCTTTCTCTGGATATTTATTGTACCccatgtaaaaataaataaatgaattaattatataaatgaataaaacatttggcaggataattTCAACATAAATGTATGAAGCCTTGGAGTGAAAAGTATTGTCATGTTAAAATGGATTGAATGAATGTGCCATCATTAAATCCAAAACAGCAATTGCACTGTTTATATAATGAAACACTTGCAAACATTATGCtttcaactaaataaacatatGGGCTCTGAGTCATTCAGGGGCATTTTACATAGAAGCTACAACATGAATCTTTCAGTGCAGTTAGAAATTATTTCAATTAAATCGAGGGCAATCATGTTAGTTTGAGCTGATTGTAAGACTATTTGGGTTGATGCTGGATTTGGAGCAAAATATGATGCCAGGTAGTGAGATAATCAGTTGTGCACACTTCTGTGTGTAGATATTTTACCTTGTAGTGGAAGACTGTAAAAACATTAACAGAAGACACTGTATTTTAAGTGACCCCCATTAGTGCAACATTTAACACTTGTTAGATAACTGCAAATTCATTCTAGTCTTTTTGTACTGTAATCTTTCTGTTGGAATATTAAAACAAACTTACCATACTTCTGCTTATCAGATTTTTTTAGATTGTCTCTGtgactgtttttgtttgtttgtttgttttgttttaaccaTTGGTATTTCATAAACATTTTACATATGGGCAGCCTTCATTTTACGACAGTTTGCAGTGATGATGCATGTAACATTTCAAAAATCTCATAGCATTcatacaaaaaatatatttatccgtgacaaaaacatatttctctttctgtctatatGGAACCAAACCTGAGCATACAGATGCTTACTGCAACTATAGCATTAAGTGGTTTGCAAACTTGCCTCAAGGTTCATTGTGTGTAAAAAATATGAAAGGTAATCTAAAAAATGACTA
The Alosa sapidissima isolate fAloSap1 chromosome 23, fAloSap1.pri, whole genome shotgun sequence genome window above contains:
- the LOC121698074 gene encoding collagen alpha-1(VIII) chain-like gives rise to the protein MAGALPSAHLLFVVCQFYVVTHVHAGAYYGHKQLPQQQLPQQHLPQQHQPMPQIPHMPHGKETYPQQQYLGKDMHHIPYGNEMPILPQYREDPHPQMPIPMGKGKGKGKGETVPRGEKGNGGDVGPVGPAGPPGPAGPPGQPGHGMPGPPGKPGPPGPQGYPGIGKPGMPGMPGKPGGMGQPGPKGELGPGGGEGPIGLPGPPGLPGPPGLPGIGKAGGQGLPGQPGGRGEPGHKGLPGISGIPGPKGDKGIGLPGLPGLKGPAGPPGPPGPAGLPGLGKTGLNGLPGVPGGPGKPGGPGEPGLAGPPGEGGEPGPPGFPGMGKPGLDGLPGKPGLPGGKGEPGPHGLPGGPGLPGFGKPGYPGPKGDKGHGGLPGQPGPKGDKGHGGAPGMIGPPGPSGPPGLPGHMGPPGGIGFPGLKGEGGNGGPKGPTGPKGEPGPSGLPGKPGYPGELGQPGPRGVPGPLGPQGENGHKGLPGLPGIPGKPGLKGENGIPGDKGFPGPIGIPGLMGPGGPLGPPGLPGHRGEPGGPGKPGYPGEGKPGLPGPVGPPGKPGGGGLPGQPGQPGQPGPPGPPGPPAQPPDITQILPELGLDGKKQGQKGKGKNGADLIGRNGLEMPAFTAQLTNPFPPVGSPVIFNKILYNGGQNYNPQTGVFTCNVPGIYYFAYHVHCKGANVWVALYRNNEPVMYTYDEYKKGFLDQASGSAVLPLQTGDTVHIQLPSDQAAGLYAGQYVHSSFSGYLLYPM